The following coding sequences lie in one Bacteroides helcogenes P 36-108 genomic window:
- a CDS encoding S46 family peptidase, producing MKLKFAIIAACCLFTLAGQADEGMWMLGNLNRKTRESMKELGLQMPAAELYSPKRPSLKDAVVSFGGFCSGVVVSEDGLVFTNHHCGFSSIQQHSTVEHDYLKDGFVARSKSEELPNPELYVRFLLKQEDVTRRVLGAVAPDMDEAVRSAVVDSMMLLVGEEVSSKDSTLVGVVDAYYGGNEFWLSVYRDYNDVRLVFAPPSSVGKFGWDTDNWEWPRHTGDFSVFRIYADSSNRPADYSPDNVPYHPEYVAPISLDGYREGSFCMTLGYPGSTDRYLSSFGIEEMVQNTNQAQIDVRGVKQAIWKREMDKRDSVRIKYASKYDESSNYWKNSIGVNRAVRKLHVLDKKRAMEQELRRWIRQTPGEQEQLLHLFSDLELNYKNRRETNRAQAYFVEAFLNGPELIQQALSLLNFDFEGEEKTVIAGLKAIVEKYANLDLDMDKEVFTALLKEYRSKVDATYLPAPYQAIDTLYGGNCRAYVDSLYAHSELTTPRGLKRFLEQDSTYHIYDDPAITLGIDLITKLFEMNMQVQQASGEIQRNERLLNAAVRRMYASRNFYPDANSTMRLSFGTVCGYAPFDGVEYAYYTTAKGVLEKVRAHVGDVDFEVQPEIRSLLSSGDFGRYADEKGEMKVCFISDNDITGGNSGSAMFNARGELLGLAFDGNWEAMSSDILYEPKMQRTIGVDVRYMLFMIEKYGKAENLIKELLLPGRRMQKAQL from the coding sequence ATGAAACTGAAATTTGCGATTATAGCCGCCTGTTGCCTTTTCACACTGGCAGGGCAGGCAGACGAGGGAATGTGGATGCTGGGTAACCTGAACAGGAAGACGCGTGAATCAATGAAGGAATTGGGCTTGCAGATGCCTGCGGCTGAACTGTACAGCCCCAAACGTCCTTCTTTGAAAGATGCCGTCGTCAGTTTCGGTGGCTTTTGTTCCGGAGTCGTAGTGTCGGAAGACGGGCTGGTATTCACCAATCATCATTGTGGTTTCAGCAGCATACAGCAGCATTCTACCGTGGAGCATGACTACCTGAAGGATGGCTTTGTGGCACGCAGTAAAAGTGAAGAATTGCCGAATCCTGAACTTTATGTACGTTTTCTGCTGAAGCAGGAAGACGTGACAAGGCGTGTGCTCGGCGCCGTTGCCCCGGACATGGATGAAGCGGTGCGCTCTGCTGTCGTGGACTCTATGATGTTGCTTGTCGGTGAAGAGGTGTCAAGCAAAGACTCCACTTTGGTGGGAGTGGTGGATGCTTACTATGGAGGCAATGAGTTCTGGTTGTCCGTTTATCGAGACTATAATGACGTTCGTCTGGTGTTTGCCCCGCCTTCCTCGGTGGGCAAGTTCGGCTGGGATACGGATAATTGGGAATGGCCCCGGCATACAGGCGATTTCAGCGTTTTCCGCATCTATGCCGACAGTAGTAACCGCCCTGCCGATTATTCTCCTGATAATGTGCCTTATCATCCCGAATATGTAGCCCCGATATCACTGGATGGTTACCGTGAAGGTTCTTTTTGCATGACTTTGGGTTATCCGGGAAGCACAGACCGTTATCTGTCTTCTTTCGGTATCGAAGAGATGGTGCAGAATACCAATCAGGCACAGATCGACGTGCGTGGCGTGAAGCAGGCCATCTGGAAACGCGAAATGGACAAACGCGACAGCGTCCGTATCAAATATGCTTCTAAGTACGATGAAAGTTCCAATTATTGGAAGAATAGCATCGGGGTGAACCGGGCTGTGCGGAAGCTTCATGTACTCGACAAGAAGCGGGCGATGGAACAGGAGCTCCGCCGTTGGATCAGGCAGACGCCCGGAGAACAGGAGCAACTGCTTCATCTCTTTTCCGATTTGGAGCTGAATTACAAGAACCGTCGGGAAACCAATCGCGCGCAAGCTTATTTCGTTGAGGCTTTTTTGAATGGCCCCGAACTGATACAGCAGGCATTGTCTCTGCTGAATTTCGACTTTGAAGGTGAAGAAAAGACTGTGATAGCCGGTCTGAAAGCCATTGTAGAGAAATATGCTAACCTCGACCTTGATATGGACAAGGAAGTATTCACGGCTCTGTTGAAGGAATATCGCTCTAAAGTGGATGCCACTTATCTTCCTGCACCTTATCAGGCCATTGATACTTTGTACGGCGGTAACTGCCGTGCCTATGTGGACAGCCTCTATGCCCATTCCGAATTAACTACTCCCCGTGGATTGAAACGTTTTCTGGAGCAGGACAGCACTTATCATATTTACGATGATCCAGCCATTACTTTAGGTATCGACCTGATAACGAAACTGTTTGAGATGAACATGCAGGTGCAGCAGGCATCCGGTGAAATCCAGCGGAACGAACGTCTGCTGAACGCTGCGGTGCGCAGGATGTATGCTTCCCGCAATTTCTATCCCGATGCCAATTCCACCATGCGCCTTAGCTTTGGCACAGTGTGCGGCTATGCTCCGTTTGACGGGGTGGAATATGCTTACTATACAACCGCAAAAGGTGTTTTAGAGAAAGTGAGAGCCCATGTGGGTGATGTTGACTTTGAGGTACAGCCGGAAATCCGGTCTTTACTTTCTTCCGGTGATTTTGGCAGATATGCCGATGAAAAGGGTGAAATGAAGGTTTGTTTCATATCGGACAACGATATTACGGGCGGCAATTCGGGCAGTGCCATGTTCAATGCCCGAGGCGAGTTGCTTGGGCTTGCTTTCGACGGTAATTGGGAAGCTATGAGCAGCGACATCCTTTATGAACCGAAGATGCAGCGCACCATCGGAGTGGATGTGCGCTACATGCTGTTCATGATTGAGAAATACGGAAAGGCGGAAAACTTGATCAAAGAGCTCCTCTTACCCGGTCGTCGAATGCAGAAAGCGCAGCTTTAG
- a CDS encoding TIGR00341 family protein, with protein sequence METPNPKERNTFAIKNFLKEYLDLRKDKDNELATVESIRKGVEFKGANLWILIFAIFMASLGLNVNSTAVIIGAMLISPLMGPIMGVGLSVGLNDFELMKRSLKSFLITTLFSVTTATVFFLVSPVAEGQSELLARTSPTIYDVLIALMGGLAGVTALSTKEKGNVIPGVAIATALMPPLCTAGYGLATGNLIYFLGAFYLYFINSVFISLATFVGVRVMHFRRKEFVDKNREKKVRKYIILIAVLTMCPAVYLTVGIVQDSLFEASANRFISEQLSFGDTQVLDKKIHHSGKEHEIRVVLIGQEVPEASIAIARSKLKDYKLDNTRLIVLQGMNNEAVDISSIRAMVMEDFYKNSEQRLLEQKQKISALESSLERYKSFDELGKTIVPELKVLYPSVKTVSISHAIELAVDSVQADTVTLAVLKFGKHPDSREKEKIAEWLKARTGSKKLRLIAE encoded by the coding sequence ATGGAGACACCTAACCCGAAAGAAAGAAACACATTTGCTATTAAGAACTTTTTAAAGGAATACCTTGACTTGCGCAAGGATAAAGACAACGAACTCGCAACGGTGGAATCTATTCGTAAAGGAGTTGAGTTCAAGGGGGCTAACCTATGGATTCTGATATTCGCCATATTTATGGCATCGTTGGGCTTGAATGTCAACTCAACCGCTGTAATTATCGGCGCCATGCTTATCTCTCCTTTGATGGGTCCTATTATGGGTGTGGGACTTTCTGTAGGTTTGAATGACTTTGAGCTGATGAAGCGTTCACTGAAAAGTTTCTTGATAACGACCCTTTTCAGTGTGACAACTGCTACTGTTTTCTTTCTCGTAAGTCCCGTTGCCGAAGGGCAGTCGGAATTGCTGGCACGTACATCGCCTACGATTTATGATGTGCTTATCGCCCTGATGGGTGGTCTGGCAGGTGTCACGGCTCTTTCTACCAAAGAGAAAGGGAATGTGATTCCCGGTGTTGCCATTGCCACGGCTTTGATGCCTCCGCTTTGTACGGCTGGTTACGGACTGGCTACGGGTAACCTGATTTATTTCCTCGGTGCATTCTATCTTTATTTCATCAATTCGGTGTTTATCAGTCTTGCCACATTTGTGGGAGTGCGCGTGATGCACTTTCGGCGTAAGGAGTTTGTCGATAAGAACCGGGAAAAGAAAGTCCGTAAATACATTATCTTGATAGCGGTTCTGACGATGTGTCCGGCGGTCTATCTTACGGTGGGCATTGTGCAGGATTCTCTGTTTGAGGCTTCTGCCAATCGTTTCATCAGCGAGCAGCTCTCTTTTGGAGATACGCAGGTTCTCGATAAGAAGATTCATCATAGCGGCAAGGAGCATGAGATCCGTGTGGTTCTGATAGGACAGGAAGTTCCCGAAGCTTCCATTGCCATTGCACGTAGCAAGTTGAAGGATTATAAGCTGGACAATACCAGGCTGATTGTGCTTCAGGGCATGAACAACGAAGCAGTGGATATATCTTCTATCCGCGCTATGGTGATGGAAGACTTCTACAAGAACAGTGAGCAGAGACTGTTGGAACAGAAGCAAAAGATTTCGGCTCTGGAAAGCAGTCTGGAAAGGTATAAATCTTTCGATGAATTGGGCAAAACAATTGTTCCGGAACTGAAAGTGCTCTATCCTTCGGTAAAGACCGTTTCCATTTCGCATGCCATTGAATTGGCTGTTGATTCGGTACAGGCGGATACCGTTACGCTTGCCGTACTGAAGTTCGGAAAACACCCCGATTCACGTGAGAAAGAAAAGATTGCCGAATGGCTCAAGGCGCGTACAGGCTCCAAGAAATTGAGACTGATTGCTGAATAA
- a CDS encoding lipopolysaccharide biosynthesis protein — MAGLKTLAKETAIYGASSIIGRFLNYLLVPVYTMALSAESGGYGVVTNIYAWVALVMVLLTCGMETGFFRFANKSEEDPMRVYSTTLLSISIGALSFLALGLIFLDPIAGWLEYGEHPWYVGMMMVVVAMDAIQSIPFAYLRYKKRPIKFAALKLLFIFLNIALNLVYYVWLKGNDVGYAFLFNLICTSVIMLCMIPEFRGFAYVLDKKLLKRMLSYSLPLLVLGVAGILNQVADKIIFPFVYPDEAEATVQLGIYGAASKIAMVMAMFTQAFRFAYEPFVFGKSREKDNKEMYAQAMKFFIIFTLLAYLAVMFYMDILRYIIGRDYWPGLRVVPIVMAAEIFMGIYFNLSFWYKLIDETRWGAYFSLIGCTILVLINVLLIPKYSYMACAWAGFCGYGVAMLLSYFVGQKKYPIKYDLKAIGSYILLAAVLCVAAKYIPIENIYLRMSFRTVLLLMFIAYIVKCDMPLKQIPIINRFIKK; from the coding sequence GTGGCTGGATTAAAAACTTTGGCAAAAGAAACTGCCATCTATGGAGCAAGTAGTATTATAGGACGTTTCCTTAATTATCTGCTGGTTCCTGTATATACCATGGCCTTATCTGCTGAATCGGGCGGGTATGGAGTGGTGACGAATATTTATGCATGGGTGGCACTGGTGATGGTGTTGCTCACTTGTGGTATGGAAACCGGATTCTTCCGTTTTGCCAATAAGAGTGAAGAAGATCCGATGAGGGTATATTCTACTACATTACTCAGTATCAGTATCGGCGCTCTTAGCTTCCTTGCATTGGGTTTGATTTTTCTTGACCCGATTGCCGGTTGGCTGGAATATGGAGAACATCCCTGGTACGTAGGAATGATGATGGTGGTGGTAGCGATGGATGCTATCCAAAGTATTCCTTTTGCCTATTTGCGCTATAAGAAGCGTCCGATTAAGTTCGCCGCATTGAAATTGCTGTTTATCTTCCTGAATATAGCACTGAATCTGGTTTATTATGTTTGGCTAAAAGGGAATGATGTAGGTTATGCTTTCCTATTTAACTTGATATGCACATCGGTAATAATGCTTTGCATGATACCTGAATTCCGCGGCTTTGCATACGTTTTGGACAAGAAGCTGCTGAAACGGATGCTCAGCTATAGCCTTCCTTTATTGGTACTTGGCGTAGCAGGCATCTTGAATCAGGTAGCGGACAAGATTATTTTCCCGTTTGTTTATCCTGATGAGGCGGAAGCTACCGTACAGCTTGGCATTTATGGAGCGGCAAGTAAGATTGCCATGGTGATGGCGATGTTTACACAAGCATTTCGTTTTGCATACGAACCTTTTGTGTTTGGCAAGAGCCGGGAGAAGGATAATAAAGAAATGTATGCGCAGGCAATGAAGTTCTTCATTATCTTTACCTTGTTGGCATATCTTGCCGTGATGTTCTATATGGATATTTTGCGCTATATCATCGGACGTGACTATTGGCCCGGTCTTCGGGTTGTGCCGATTGTGATGGCTGCGGAAATCTTTATGGGTATTTACTTCAACCTCTCTTTTTGGTACAAACTGATAGACGAAACACGTTGGGGAGCTTATTTCTCATTGATAGGCTGCACGATACTTGTATTGATAAATGTATTGCTGATTCCTAAGTACAGCTATATGGCATGTGCCTGGGCCGGTTTTTGCGGCTATGGGGTAGCTATGTTGTTGTCCTACTTTGTTGGTCAGAAGAAATACCCGATCAAGTATGATTTAAAGGCAATTGGTAGCTATATATTATTGGCGGCAGTGCTTTGTGTGGCTGCCAAATATATCCCGATTGAGAATATTTATTTACGTATGTCCTTCCGTACTGTATTATTGCTGATGTTTATTGCCTATATTGTGAAGTGCGATATGCCGCTTAAACAAATACCAATCATCAATCGTTTTATCAAAAAATAG
- the ahpF gene encoding alkyl hydroperoxide reductase subunit F, whose amino-acid sequence MLETSISDQVRSVFQQLEARYIFHITYHPKHEQAGELLEFLNDVASCSDKLSCRTTETDEPKLEFALLKEGRKTGITFRGIPTGHEFTSLLLAVLNADGKGKNLPDETISRRIRALKGPVRLQTYVSLTCTNCPDIVQALNIMALLNPQITHEMTDGAIFQKEADDLKIQAVPSVYANGKQFHVGRGSLGELLQKLEKSFGSLPDAENSPIHREFDVLVLGGGPAGASAAIYSARKGLRVAVVAGRIGGQVKETVGIENLISIPQTTGAQLADALRSHIGHYPIQIFEDRSIEKAELQGKEKKIFAGGGETFIAPAVIIATGASWRRLNVEGEAEYIGRGVAFCPHCDGPFYQGKEVAVIGGGNSGIEAAIDLAGICKKVTVFEFADTLKADRILQEKAQSLPNVEIFTSSQTMKVTGNGDKVTAIRIKNRLTDEERDYSLDGIFVQIGLAANSAPFRDALDTTPIGEIKTDAFCRTTLPGVYAAGDVSNVPYKQIIIAMGEGAKAALSAFDDRVRGAL is encoded by the coding sequence ATGTTAGAAACAAGTATTTCAGACCAAGTGCGGAGCGTATTCCAGCAATTGGAAGCCCGCTATATCTTCCACATCACCTACCATCCCAAGCACGAACAGGCCGGGGAGCTCCTTGAGTTCCTGAACGATGTGGCAAGCTGTTCCGACAAACTGTCCTGCCGGACGACCGAAACCGACGAGCCCAAACTGGAGTTCGCGCTGCTGAAGGAAGGCAGGAAAACCGGAATAACATTCCGTGGCATCCCCACCGGACACGAGTTCACCTCTCTGCTGCTCGCCGTGCTCAATGCCGATGGAAAGGGTAAAAATCTGCCGGACGAAACCATCAGCCGCCGCATCAGGGCACTGAAAGGCCCCGTCCGTCTGCAAACCTACGTGTCGCTGACCTGCACCAACTGCCCCGACATAGTGCAAGCTCTAAACATCATGGCGTTATTGAATCCGCAGATTACGCATGAAATGACAGACGGGGCCATCTTCCAGAAAGAAGCGGACGACCTGAAAATACAAGCCGTACCATCCGTCTATGCCAACGGCAAGCAGTTTCATGTGGGACGCGGTTCATTAGGCGAGCTTCTACAGAAGTTGGAAAAAAGCTTCGGCAGCCTGCCGGATGCGGAAAACAGCCCAATTCACCGGGAATTTGACGTACTGGTTCTTGGTGGCGGCCCTGCAGGAGCCTCCGCAGCCATTTATTCTGCCCGTAAGGGATTACGCGTGGCTGTCGTTGCCGGACGGATCGGCGGACAAGTAAAGGAAACCGTAGGCATAGAGAACCTTATCTCCATTCCCCAAACCACGGGCGCACAACTTGCCGATGCACTCAGGAGTCACATAGGGCATTATCCGATACAGATCTTTGAAGACCGCAGCATAGAGAAAGCCGAACTGCAAGGCAAAGAGAAGAAAATATTTGCCGGAGGAGGAGAAACATTCATCGCCCCGGCAGTAATCATCGCCACAGGCGCCAGTTGGCGGCGGCTCAATGTAGAAGGTGAGGCAGAGTACATCGGACGCGGTGTAGCCTTTTGCCCGCATTGCGACGGGCCGTTCTATCAAGGCAAGGAGGTAGCCGTCATCGGGGGAGGGAACTCAGGCATCGAGGCGGCCATCGACCTGGCAGGCATTTGTAAGAAGGTAACCGTCTTCGAGTTTGCCGACACGCTGAAGGCTGACCGGATATTGCAGGAAAAAGCCCAAAGTCTGCCGAACGTAGAAATATTCACTTCCTCGCAAACCATGAAAGTGACGGGCAACGGAGATAAAGTAACAGCCATCCGCATAAAAAACCGCCTTACAGATGAAGAACGTGATTATTCTTTGGACGGTATCTTTGTACAAATAGGTCTGGCTGCCAACAGCGCGCCTTTTCGCGACGCACTGGATACAACTCCGATAGGCGAAATCAAGACAGATGCCTTCTGCCGTACCACCCTACCGGGTGTATATGCCGCAGGGGACGTGTCAAACGTGCCTTATAAACAGATTATCATTGCGATGGGCGAAGGCGCTAAAGCTGCGCTTTCTGCATTCGACGACCGGGTAAGAGGAGCTCTTTGA